One stretch of Oncorhynchus keta strain PuntledgeMale-10-30-2019 chromosome 16, Oket_V2, whole genome shotgun sequence DNA includes these proteins:
- the LOC127907882 gene encoding mucin-5AC-like, with amino-acid sequence MQSYTALPNSCSHNNLSRSNDDYSCSYNNHGVGYSRSHNYSSFPYNNQSRAHNNHNNTHNNTNGIYTYGFNKSRSSTTTTAAQTTTKASPTTTTASPTTFTTSHTTTTASPTTTTESPTTTTIAATTTTAEATTTEVLASTTTAAPTTTTAAQTTTTASPTTTTESPTTTTVAATTTTAEATTTEVLASTTTAAPTTTTAEQTTTTASPTTTTESPTTTTVAATTTTAAATTTEVLVSTTTASPTTTTAAQTTTTASPTTTTAAQTTNTAAQTTTTASPTTTTASPTTTTASPTTTTASPTTTTVAATTTTAAATTTEALTTTTTAAPTAITDSPTTTTASPKQTTASLITNTASPTTTTVAATTTEAAATTTEALASTTTAAPTTTTAAETTTTASPTTTTASPTTTTVAATTATAAAQQPQLCSQTHKTTASPTTTTASPTTTTESPTTTTVAATTTTSSPTTTTAAQTTTTASPTTTTASPTTTTASPTTFTTSHTTTTASPTTTTESPTTATVAATTTTAAATTTKVLASTTTAAPTTTTAAQTTTTASPTTTTESPTTTTVAATTTTAAATTTTVLLTSTIAAPTTTTAEQTTTASPTTTTSAQTTTTAYPTTTTASPTTTTASPTSTTASPTTTTAAQTTTTASPTTTTASPTTTTASPTTFTTSHTTTTASPTTTTESPTTTTAAQTTTTASPTTTTESATTTTVAATTTTAEQTTTTASPTTTTESPTTTTVAATTTTAAATTTDMLVSTTTAAPNNKLHKLQLNKQLHNTTSFSHNNH; translated from the exons ATGCAGAGCTACACGGCTCTGCCTAACAG ctgctcccacaacaacctcAGCCGCAGCAATGACGACTACAGCTGCTCCTACAACAACCACGGTGTGG GCTACAGCAGATCCCACAACTACAGCAGCTTCCCCTACAACAACCAAAGTCgtgcccacaacaaccacaacaacacccACAACAACACCAATGGCATCTACACCTACGGCTTCAACAAGAGCAGAT cctccacaacaaccacagctgcacaaacGACAACCaaagcttctcccacaacaaccacagcttctcccacaacattCACAACTTCtcacacaacaaccacagcttctcccacaacaaccacagaatctcccacaacaaccacaattgCAGCTACAACCACCACAGCTGAAGCAACAACAACCGAAGTGCTGgcctcaacaaccacagctgctccaacaacaaccacagctgcacaaactacaacaacagcttctcccacaacaaccacagaatctcccacaacaaccacagttgcagcTACAACCACCACAGCTGAAGCAACAACAACCGAAGTGCTGgcctcaacaaccacagctgctccaacaacaaccacagctgaacaaactacaacaacagcttctcccacaacaaccacagaatctcccacaacaaccacagttgcagctacaaccaccacagctgcagcaacaacaaccgAAGTGCTGGtctcaacaaccacagcttctccaacaacaaccacagctgcacaaactacaacaacagcttctcccacaacaaccacagctgcacaaacGACAAACACAGCTGCACAAacgacaaccacagcttctcccacaacaaccacagcttctcccacaacaaccacagcttctcccacaacaaccacagcttctccaacaacaaccacagttgcagctacaacaacaacagctgcagcaacaacaaccgAAGCTCtgaccacaacaaccacagctgctccaacagcaATCACAgattctcccacaacaaccacagcttctcccaaaCAAACCACAGCTTCTCTCATAACAaacacagcttctcccacaacaaccacagttgcagcTACAACAACAGAagctgcagcaacaacaaccgAAGCACTGgcctcaacaaccacagctgcaccaacgacaaccacagctgcagaaactacaacaacagcttctcccacaacaaccacagcttctcccacaacaaccacagttgcagcCACAACAGCCACAGCTGCagcacaacaaccacagct ctgctcccaaaCCCACaaaaccacagcttctcccacaacaaccacagcttctcccacaacaaccacagaatctcccacaacaaccacagttgcagctacaacaaccacatcttcccccacaacaaccacagctgcacaaacgacaaccacagcttctcccacaacaaccacagcttctcccacaacaaccacagcttctcccacaacattCACAACTTCtcacacaacaaccacagcttctcccacaacaaccacagaatctcccacaacagccacagttgcagctacaaccaccacagctgcagcaacaacaaccaaagtgctggcctcaacaaccacagctgctccaacaacaaccacagctgcacaaactacaacaacagcttctcccacaacaaccacagaatctcccacaacaaccacagttgcagctacaaccaccacagctgcagcaacaacaaccacagTGCTCCTCACATCAACCatagctgctcccacaacaaccacagctgaaCAAACTacaacagcttctcccacaacaaccacatctgcacaaacaacaaccacagcttatcccacaacaaccacagcttctcccacaacaaccacagcttctcccacatcaaccacagcttctcccacaacaaccacagctgcacaaacgacaacaacagcttctcccacaacaaccacagcttctcccacaacaaccacagcttctcccacaacattCACAACTTCtcacacaacaaccacagcttctcccacaacaaccacagaatctcccacaacaaccacagctgcacaaactacaacaacagcttctcccacaacaaccacagaatctgccacaacaaccacagttgcagctacaacaaccacagctgaacaaactacaacaacagcttctcccacaacaaccactgaatctcccacaacaaccacagttgcagctacaaccaccacagctgcagcaacaacaaccgACATGCTGGtctcaacaaccacagctgctcccaacaacaagctgcacaaacTACAGCTGAACAAACAGCTGCACAACACAaccagcttctcccacaacaaccactga